The following proteins come from a genomic window of Deinococcus sp. KSM4-11:
- a CDS encoding fibronectin type III domain-containing protein: MRPTRTILSLTLLTPLSLSLAETGNTNAPSPSTKTGVAALPTPDGALLRWYLPGDRIPGNGFVVQISGTSGEQSLPVASPQPFSAALGISQEEYKAITAIYQGAPTEDSRIQRAIFNLNVVARPGYARALGIQAALHGLTPGAYTATVYVVNGSARTRVGSAAFRTGPTPAVPAPIALKATTNFTGAQLTWTPPSSDTGLVVAYNVYRAGAAGGFTRLDPAPFFRTTGPGGDVFQDMSLNSGQTGRYQVTAVDLFGRESAPTTAVTVTATAGPVSPEITRATSGNRTVTLDWAASPDARVKTVLVLRGTTPDNLTTIATVASSNRTYVDRTVQGGVDYLYALAAADQNGQPSGRSTLTEATGRNLTPPAAPRGLKVTSGEKTLALTWAANAEPDLRGYLVYRSEGEGTAAPELLLTGLPIQVTSYTDAIPQGVQTRYHYRLVAVNTSQIGSSPSVPASAALLDTTAPPAPVLAAVSLLPGGLGLTWIQAEVPDLAGFEVIRQSGTAPATVLKALDAGNRTYLDTSAVSGVLYTYGLRSLDRAGNRSQVSAGVTASRPAATGDLHPTDLKAVLLPDKAGVRLTWAAGSAQARYAVYRLNGAAEVQVSDLLSTLSFTDPQGHADSRYVLRSVSAAGVVSEPTPVAAPGR; encoded by the coding sequence ATGCGTCCCACCCGTACCATCCTCAGCCTGACCCTGCTGACCCCCCTGAGTCTGAGCCTCGCCGAGACAGGCAACACCAATGCCCCTTCTCCCAGCACCAAGACGGGCGTCGCCGCCCTACCCACCCCGGATGGCGCGCTGCTGCGCTGGTACCTGCCGGGTGACCGGATTCCCGGCAATGGCTTCGTGGTGCAGATTTCCGGCACCTCGGGCGAGCAGAGCCTGCCGGTCGCCTCGCCGCAGCCGTTCAGTGCCGCGCTGGGCATCAGCCAGGAGGAGTACAAGGCGATCACGGCGATCTACCAGGGGGCGCCCACCGAAGACAGCCGGATTCAGCGGGCGATCTTCAACCTCAACGTGGTGGCGAGGCCGGGGTACGCCCGCGCCCTGGGCATTCAAGCAGCGCTGCACGGGCTGACCCCCGGTGCCTATACCGCCACGGTGTACGTGGTGAACGGTTCCGCCCGAACCCGTGTAGGCAGCGCGGCGTTCAGAACCGGGCCCACTCCAGCCGTACCCGCCCCGATTGCCCTGAAGGCCACCACGAACTTCACCGGCGCGCAGCTGACCTGGACGCCCCCCAGTTCAGACACCGGCCTGGTCGTCGCCTACAACGTCTACCGCGCGGGAGCGGCGGGCGGATTCACCCGTCTGGATCCGGCGCCCTTCTTCCGCACCACTGGCCCGGGCGGGGACGTGTTCCAGGACATGTCTCTGAACTCCGGCCAGACCGGCCGCTACCAAGTCACCGCCGTGGACCTGTTCGGCCGCGAGTCGGCCCCCACCACAGCGGTGACCGTGACCGCCACCGCCGGGCCGGTCAGCCCAGAGATCACCCGGGCCACCTCCGGGAACCGCACCGTCACCTTGGACTGGGCAGCGAGTCCTGACGCCCGCGTGAAGACAGTGCTGGTGCTGCGGGGAACCACGCCGGACAACCTGACGACGATTGCCACGGTCGCTTCCAGCAACCGGACCTATGTGGATCGCACGGTACAGGGCGGCGTGGACTACCTGTATGCCCTGGCGGCTGCGGATCAGAACGGTCAGCCAAGCGGGAGAAGCACCCTGACTGAAGCCACCGGGCGAAACCTGACCCCGCCTGCCGCTCCCAGAGGGCTGAAGGTCACCTCCGGTGAGAAGACGCTGGCCCTGACCTGGGCGGCCAATGCCGAACCCGACCTGCGCGGCTACCTGGTGTACCGTTCCGAAGGCGAGGGAACAGCCGCCCCGGAACTGCTACTCACCGGCCTGCCGATCCAGGTGACGAGCTACACCGATGCCATTCCCCAGGGTGTGCAGACCCGCTACCACTACCGCCTGGTTGCGGTGAACACCAGCCAGATCGGGTCAAGCCCTTCAGTCCCTGCCTCCGCCGCCCTGCTCGACACCACCGCGCCGCCCGCCCCGGTGCTGGCCGCCGTGAGCCTGTTGCCCGGTGGCCTGGGCCTGACCTGGATCCAGGCGGAGGTGCCGGATCTGGCCGGTTTCGAGGTCATCAGGCAGAGCGGAACGGCGCCGGCCACGGTGCTGAAGGCACTCGACGCCGGAAACCGAACCTACCTCGACACCAGCGCCGTGTCGGGTGTCCTTTACACCTACGGGCTGCGGAGCCTCGACCGGGCGGGCAACCGTTCGCAGGTCAGCGCCGGGGTGACGGCCAGCCGGCCGGCCGCCACGGGAGACCTGCACCCTACGGATCTGAAGGCGGTGCTGCTGCCGGACAAGGCGGGCGTGCGCCTGACCTGGGCCGCCGGTTCGGCTCAGGCGAGGTACGCGGTGTACCGCCTCAACGGCGCGGCCGAGGTGCAGGTGTCGGATCTCCTGAGCACCCTGAGTTTCACCGACCCCCAGGGACACGCCGACTCGCGGTACGTGCTGCGGTCGGTCAGCGCGGCAGGAGTCGTAAGCGAGCCCACCCCGGTCGCCGCACCAGGCCGCTGA
- a CDS encoding MerR family transcriptional regulator yields MLDIAPDWAGGIDEFVTEANTWLARLLPDDRAARPKDEVNPRLVRHYTTLGLIPAPRREGREARYDRAHLLHLLALRRLMADGLSGRVLAGTLSGRSLTELERLAEWGAGEPSDQQAVQASALPAFIQTAPSPALDYLQALKERDTDVGAVRAAPVQFASRPAQRRSSPAQPWTRLSPRPGLEVQISDRFRWPRDEAGWDDLLSELRESLLDVQIQRRRASANDV; encoded by the coding sequence ATGCTGGACATCGCGCCCGACTGGGCCGGCGGAATCGACGAGTTCGTCACCGAGGCCAACACCTGGCTCGCCCGCCTGCTCCCCGACGATCGGGCTGCCCGCCCCAAGGACGAGGTCAATCCCCGCCTGGTCCGGCACTACACCACCCTCGGCCTGATTCCTGCCCCACGCCGGGAAGGACGGGAAGCGCGCTACGACCGCGCGCACCTGCTCCACCTGCTGGCCCTGCGCCGCCTGATGGCCGATGGGCTCAGCGGCCGTGTCCTGGCAGGCACGCTGTCGGGCCGGTCACTGACAGAACTGGAACGCCTCGCCGAGTGGGGCGCCGGCGAACCTTCCGATCAGCAGGCGGTGCAGGCAAGCGCCTTGCCAGCCTTCATCCAGACGGCCCCGTCGCCAGCTCTGGACTATCTCCAGGCACTGAAGGAGCGGGATACGGACGTCGGTGCGGTACGTGCGGCGCCAGTTCAGTTCGCGTCCAGGCCAGCGCAGCGCCGGTCATCGCCAGCACAGCCCTGGACGCGGCTCAGCCCGCGTCCGGGTCTGGAAGTGCAAATCAGTGACCGCTTCCGCTGGCCGCGCGATGAGGCGGGCTGGGATGACCTGCTGTCGGAACTCCGGGAGTCACTCCTTGACGTGCAGATACAGCGCCGGCGTGCGTCAGCCAATGACGTGTAG
- a CDS encoding PKD domain-containing protein — protein MTVPIHKGGWLFPGWLATLIFMLSGLSFAQTTVPVLVVTPNTVQLRSIVTADSTNLDPDRLYTLDWGDSETDSLNAVTTAQTIHNYRQPGTYTVTLSTDGGVPAIQTVTVTFPMATAVATASALDVTLNLGNLLVDYPYEIAWGDDAVETVYPNDRAVQVPHPYLQPGTYVIRVTPQNAAPVITTVTLLYPAPILALTPGQVAAGQPVTANVSGLQPTLPYRLDWGDGTVETLTGDTTSQKTHVYAQPGAYTVTVTSTGTAPATGVVSATVPTPVIVATASALTATLNLSHLLAGYAYSVSYGDGVTEPLVPTADTAVLTHSYAAPGTSTIQVTPTGAAPATTTVTLSVPTPILSATSTALTATLNVNTLLAGYGYVITWDDSTSEPLTPSGASAQLTHSYRIPGTYTVQVTPRGSAPATTTVTVNAPNSVMTVTPSSATVRQTITATLATLVPGLTYRLDWMDGTVDTLTGVSSVQKTHHYAQPGTYTVTLTSPGTTPVTAIVSATVPAPMLTATLSALTASLNLGTLVSGYPYAVAWGDQATEPLTPTSDTAVLSHPYQAPGTYTIQVTPQGTAPATTTVRTNVPNPGLSVTPAQASVRQTMTANLTSLVPALSYTVDYGDDTSETITGESATQRTHLYYQPGTYTVTLSSPGTTPATATVTVSVPVPVLNATASGLNVTLNLSRLLSEYVYQIVWNDGTTESLPATSDTAVLTHRYTTPGPYTIQISTQGGPPATTTITVAAPNSVLTITPGTAAVRQTITADLSALTPTLIYTLEWKDGTTETITGVTTAQKTHAYQAPGTYTVTVSAPGTAPTTVTVTVSVPAPVLTATATDLTATVNLSNLLSGYAYSIEWNDGTTEPLTPTSTAAQLTHTYLAPGTYTVQVAAQGAAPVTTSVTITAPEIGLSVTPTTAALFQQLTATVTGLIPTSGARLSWGDDTVEPLIGTGTVQRTHAYAVAGNYLVQVNANIVPVHITVLAPTATATAANLAVTLHLGHLIPGYTYRIDWEFNGSETLVATGQTAEVTHTYARPGTVTPVVTPLGGDGVPTTLTITATSAVVNVTPASLTVGGTVTVALSNLLPITYSLEYGDGAAEFVAPGSAMTRSHTYATLGTFTVTLSAPDTVPVTAPVTVTAPTPVLSVAPTSVTVHQPVTANLSNLRGELSYVLEWQDGTTETITGVTTAQRTHAYTAAGNYTVKLTSSGTSPVTATVTASLPVPTATVSDTALLVTLNLSHLLSGSAYQIEWGDVTTDTLNATASTASLTHTYAQPGTYTVKISTPGVDPVSVTTTVRASGPVLTVTPAEVNNRVQVQVGQTVTATLTNLVPALTYELTWDDGTVDPVTGVTSAARTHVYLREGNFSIRTAQAQGYTTRDFLVVVTLPAPAFTATAVQLDATATLNNLIPVVTYRFDWADGSPPVTVTGVTTATLMHHYTTPGDYSLQLQASDRVGVRLTLNVHVDGAGLSVSAAGLQATARISDLQPELTYTLNWSDGTSETLTGVTTAERSHTYALPGTYTVTLAAPRVPGVSASVTTAAEAPVSKVSATNLTATAELTGLLPGVTYFFDWGDGAGQYLKDQATVSLTHVYAEPGTYSIKVGQQPYGIQVPGVLGASSTLTVGLPPTEAVQLTSQDDQGATSHFRMTGLLPEGTYRLDFGDGSTSDRLSGAADAAADHTYQRSGTYTVTLLFQTYTGTVVRATLVNPVKIALSVQFGTLIFSQPNRSTDLTLYSTDPIEAVLTVTYRGGGRLTGRWMLDGQPAGGADVTLPDVSGQGTAEVKFARTETKPGPHSLSFEVTSPSTLSIRPITYTLYGPDTLNYNGFKVAIKTITRLSSNPGSSVTVSGTGTARLIVSGTQLSDVDVTFEGQTAGENGVIREGTVTVDMNGAAVRNARLGDLKVGLSQLRLNQDGATLDGIVTLPGAASPYSFTGAALKADTGDLIATLKAAVQNLKLPEDGLSFSAGTAVLDLSGTENPTGLAAAYNDQAAQQHDWMGVVFPAASLTVGAPILSQPVTLTLPLAFNLSGYVTTLNLPTGTTDLLGWNVNLSSLHASVLAGRIGTTTGAGRVILPLVNEPMDVTLGWNTNARAGERFTFTAPKDASVKSHNFGRTSLALGEGVWTPGPTGATVTFANAHWYLDNQGNDVSMNNLIMAGNGDVSLDGRPWASISGKTALTVLGYPLAAAEVGVQRQSGGAYTLGLNGKLQVNEQLPVGATNAPTLFWVQGGKDAKVTTEAQHLTGELANVPYDINLTPAFTDQGRLEFTGTGKMTVAHLLNVDAKASFGRFTGTNYGYFHPNTSGSVGYGSVTAILSANPDLGKPLVSVKRVELYELHGGLTVNMDWPNGLDAAPVFREAGPNLVFQAGALLSVKQDPGTPVKPFLNGLLSVDTGGQFDMKADLWLVKDGQKLARNAPNGRALVSVSGERVLIQACVGPNGGSLVGGLNCAGVAELNLYDLMTLRGSLELYAPFSGSDQHLYIGTRANPISVKVPSYPEGQGYLMIDPSSVRAGAGVTWGFEKGNSGSLVFCSWYWNIKATASLNADFGITYNPAALDGHVNFSANAAASAGGCGIGLSASAAMIFDGNLHVASAGNYFDGSVSASVSLPVIPNIDFKVNTKVKF, from the coding sequence ATGACCGTGCCCATTCACAAAGGCGGATGGCTGTTTCCGGGCTGGCTGGCCACGCTGATCTTCATGCTCTCGGGATTGAGCTTCGCCCAGACGACCGTTCCGGTGCTGGTCGTGACCCCCAACACCGTCCAACTGCGGAGCATCGTAACCGCCGACAGCACGAACCTCGACCCGGACCGGCTGTATACGCTGGACTGGGGGGATTCGGAAACCGACAGCCTGAACGCGGTCACGACCGCCCAGACGATCCACAACTACCGACAGCCAGGCACCTACACCGTCACGCTCTCCACCGACGGCGGGGTTCCGGCCATCCAGACGGTGACCGTGACCTTCCCGATGGCGACCGCGGTCGCCACTGCGAGCGCCCTGGACGTCACCCTGAACCTCGGGAATCTACTCGTCGACTACCCCTACGAAATTGCCTGGGGCGATGACGCGGTCGAGACCGTCTACCCCAACGACCGCGCAGTGCAAGTGCCGCACCCCTACCTGCAGCCGGGCACGTACGTCATCCGCGTCACCCCGCAGAACGCCGCCCCGGTGATCACCACCGTCACGCTGCTGTACCCCGCCCCGATCCTGGCGTTGACGCCCGGCCAAGTCGCGGCCGGCCAGCCGGTGACCGCCAACGTCAGCGGTCTGCAGCCGACCCTGCCGTATCGGCTGGATTGGGGCGACGGAACCGTAGAGACGCTGACCGGCGACACCACGTCCCAGAAGACCCACGTCTACGCGCAGCCGGGTGCCTACACCGTGACCGTCACCTCCACGGGCACTGCGCCGGCCACCGGCGTGGTCAGCGCGACGGTGCCCACGCCGGTGATCGTCGCCACCGCCTCGGCGCTGACCGCCACCCTGAACCTCAGCCACCTGTTGGCCGGATACGCATACAGCGTCTCCTACGGGGACGGCGTGACCGAGCCGCTCGTCCCGACGGCGGACACGGCCGTGCTGACCCACAGCTACGCCGCGCCCGGCACCTCCACGATCCAGGTGACCCCCACCGGCGCCGCCCCGGCGACCACCACCGTCACCCTGAGCGTGCCCACGCCGATCCTGAGCGCTACCTCCACGGCGCTCACCGCGACGCTGAATGTCAACACCCTGCTGGCCGGATATGGGTATGTCATCACCTGGGACGACTCCACCAGCGAACCGCTCACCCCGAGCGGCGCCTCGGCGCAGCTGACCCACAGTTACCGGATCCCCGGCACCTACACCGTTCAGGTCACCCCCCGAGGCAGCGCGCCCGCCACCACCACCGTGACGGTCAACGCGCCGAACTCGGTGATGACCGTGACGCCCAGCAGCGCGACTGTGCGTCAGACCATCACCGCAACCCTGGCGACACTGGTGCCGGGTCTGACCTATCGCCTCGACTGGATGGACGGAACCGTCGATACGCTCACCGGCGTATCCAGCGTGCAGAAAACCCATCACTACGCCCAGCCGGGCACCTACACCGTCACACTGACCTCGCCGGGAACCACCCCGGTCACTGCCATCGTCAGCGCAACCGTGCCGGCCCCAATGCTGACCGCGACCTTGTCGGCCCTGACCGCCAGCCTCAACCTTGGCACCCTCGTGAGCGGGTACCCGTACGCCGTCGCCTGGGGGGATCAGGCAACCGAGCCGCTGACCCCCACCAGCGACACGGCTGTCCTCAGCCACCCCTACCAGGCCCCCGGAACCTACACCATCCAGGTCACCCCCCAGGGCACGGCACCCGCCACCACCACTGTCCGGACGAATGTGCCGAACCCAGGGCTGAGTGTGACCCCAGCCCAAGCCTCGGTACGGCAGACCATGACGGCCAACCTGACCTCGCTCGTGCCCGCCCTGAGCTACACGGTCGACTATGGCGACGACACGAGCGAAACGATCACCGGTGAGAGTGCAACTCAGCGCACCCACCTGTACTACCAGCCGGGCACCTACACCGTGACCCTGTCCTCGCCCGGAACCACCCCGGCGACCGCCACCGTGACCGTGAGCGTTCCTGTTCCGGTGCTGAATGCCACGGCTTCCGGCCTGAACGTCACGCTGAACCTCAGCCGGCTGCTCAGTGAGTACGTCTACCAGATCGTGTGGAACGATGGAACGACCGAGTCGCTGCCGGCCACGTCCGACACCGCCGTGCTGACCCACCGCTACACCACCCCCGGCCCCTACACCATCCAGATCAGCACCCAGGGTGGCCCCCCGGCCACCACCACCATCACCGTGGCGGCGCCGAACTCAGTCCTGACCATCACCCCAGGCACGGCAGCCGTGCGGCAGACGATCACAGCCGACCTGTCGGCCCTGACCCCCACGTTGATCTACACGCTGGAGTGGAAGGACGGAACCACTGAGACCATCACCGGCGTGACCACGGCGCAGAAGACCCATGCCTATCAGGCCCCGGGGACATACACCGTGACCGTCTCTGCACCCGGAACCGCCCCCACCACCGTCACCGTGACGGTCAGCGTCCCCGCACCTGTATTGACGGCGACGGCCACCGATCTCACGGCCACCGTGAATCTCAGCAACCTGCTCAGCGGGTACGCCTATAGCATCGAGTGGAATGACGGGACGACCGAACCACTGACGCCCACCAGCACCGCCGCTCAGCTGACCCACACCTACCTGGCCCCTGGCACCTACACCGTGCAGGTTGCCGCTCAGGGCGCCGCCCCTGTGACCACCAGCGTCACCATCACCGCGCCGGAAATCGGCCTGAGCGTCACACCGACCACTGCCGCCCTCTTCCAGCAGCTCACCGCCACTGTCACCGGCCTGATTCCCACCTCCGGCGCGCGGCTGTCCTGGGGGGACGATACCGTCGAGCCATTGATTGGAACCGGCACCGTCCAGCGCACCCACGCGTACGCGGTGGCCGGGAACTATCTCGTTCAGGTGAACGCGAACATCGTCCCGGTTCATATCACCGTCCTGGCCCCGACCGCAACGGCCACCGCCGCCAACCTGGCTGTGACCCTGCACCTCGGCCACCTGATCCCCGGCTACACCTACCGGATCGACTGGGAGTTCAACGGCTCCGAGACGCTGGTCGCCACCGGTCAGACCGCAGAAGTCACGCACACCTATGCCAGGCCCGGCACCGTCACGCCGGTCGTCACCCCCCTGGGCGGCGACGGCGTCCCGACCACCCTGACCATCACCGCCACCTCAGCCGTGGTGAACGTCACGCCCGCAAGCCTGACCGTGGGCGGCACCGTCACCGTCGCCCTCTCGAACCTGTTGCCGATCACCTACAGCCTGGAGTACGGCGACGGTGCCGCCGAGTTTGTCGCGCCGGGCAGCGCCATGACCCGCAGCCACACCTACGCCACGCTCGGCACCTTCACCGTCACCCTGAGCGCCCCGGACACCGTACCGGTCACCGCCCCCGTCACTGTGACCGCCCCGACTCCAGTGCTGAGCGTCGCCCCGACTTCCGTCACCGTTCATCAGCCGGTCACCGCGAACCTATCCAACCTGCGCGGAGAACTGAGCTACGTCCTGGAGTGGCAGGATGGAACCACCGAGACGATCACCGGTGTGACCACGGCCCAGAGAACGCACGCCTACACCGCCGCCGGCAATTACACCGTGAAGCTGACCTCCAGCGGCACCTCACCCGTCACAGCCACCGTCACCGCCAGCCTGCCGGTTCCGACCGCCACGGTCAGCGACACCGCCCTCCTGGTCACCCTGAACCTCAGCCACCTGCTGAGCGGCAGCGCGTATCAGATCGAGTGGGGCGACGTCACAACGGATACCCTGAACGCCACCGCCAGCACCGCCAGCCTCACCCACACCTACGCGCAGCCCGGAACCTACACGGTGAAGATCAGTACGCCCGGAGTCGATCCGGTCAGCGTGACCACCACCGTCCGGGCCAGTGGGCCGGTGCTGACCGTCACTCCGGCGGAAGTCAACAACCGCGTTCAGGTTCAGGTCGGACAGACCGTCACTGCCACCCTGACCAACCTCGTGCCGGCACTGACTTACGAATTGACCTGGGATGACGGAACGGTCGACCCGGTCACTGGTGTCACCAGCGCCGCCCGCACCCACGTCTACCTGCGAGAGGGCAACTTCAGCATCCGCACCGCGCAGGCCCAGGGGTACACCACGCGCGACTTCCTGGTGGTCGTGACCCTGCCGGCCCCGGCCTTCACTGCCACTGCCGTCCAGCTGGACGCCACCGCCACCCTGAACAATCTGATCCCGGTGGTGACGTACCGCTTCGACTGGGCGGACGGCTCCCCGCCGGTCACCGTCACGGGTGTCACCACCGCCACCCTGATGCACCACTACACCACGCCTGGCGACTACTCGCTGCAGCTCCAGGCCAGTGACCGGGTCGGCGTTCGCCTGACGCTCAACGTTCACGTCGATGGTGCTGGCCTGAGTGTCAGCGCCGCCGGCCTGCAGGCCACTGCCCGGATCTCTGACCTTCAGCCGGAGCTGACCTACACGCTCAATTGGTCGGACGGCACCAGCGAGACCCTCACCGGGGTGACCACCGCTGAGCGCAGCCATACCTACGCCCTTCCCGGCACCTACACCGTCACCCTGGCCGCGCCGCGCGTGCCCGGTGTGAGCGCCTCCGTGACCACCGCCGCCGAAGCTCCGGTCTCGAAGGTCAGTGCGACGAACCTCACCGCCACGGCCGAACTGACGGGCCTGCTTCCCGGCGTCACGTACTTTTTTGACTGGGGCGACGGGGCCGGACAGTACCTCAAGGATCAGGCCACCGTGTCCCTGACGCACGTGTACGCCGAACCGGGAACGTACAGCATCAAGGTCGGCCAGCAGCCGTACGGTATCCAGGTGCCGGGCGTCCTCGGAGCCAGCAGCACCCTCACCGTGGGCCTGCCGCCCACAGAAGCGGTGCAGCTGACCTCACAGGACGACCAGGGGGCCACCTCCCACTTCCGCATGACTGGCCTGCTCCCCGAAGGCACCTACCGGCTCGATTTCGGCGACGGCTCCACCTCGGATCGCCTCAGCGGCGCAGCGGACGCGGCGGCCGATCATACCTACCAGCGTTCCGGCACCTACACCGTGACCCTGCTGTTCCAGACCTACACCGGCACCGTCGTACGGGCCACCCTCGTCAACCCGGTCAAGATCGCACTGAGCGTGCAGTTCGGCACCCTGATCTTCAGCCAGCCAAACCGCAGCACCGACCTGACCCTGTACAGCACCGACCCGATCGAGGCGGTCTTGACCGTTACCTACCGGGGCGGCGGACGACTGACCGGCCGCTGGATGCTCGACGGCCAGCCGGCCGGGGGCGCCGACGTGACGCTGCCGGACGTGTCCGGACAGGGCACGGCGGAAGTAAAGTTCGCCCGCACCGAGACCAAACCCGGGCCGCACAGCCTGAGTTTCGAAGTCACCTCGCCCTCCACCCTCAGCATCCGGCCGATCACCTACACCCTGTACGGCCCGGACACCCTGAACTACAACGGCTTCAAGGTCGCCATCAAGACCATCACCCGGCTGTCCAGCAATCCCGGCAGCAGCGTCACCGTGTCGGGCACCGGCACCGCCCGGCTGATTGTGAGCGGCACGCAGCTCAGCGACGTCGATGTCACCTTCGAGGGCCAGACCGCCGGCGAGAACGGCGTGATCAGAGAAGGAACTGTTACGGTCGACATGAACGGCGCAGCGGTTCGCAACGCCCGTCTCGGTGACCTGAAGGTCGGGCTGAGCCAGCTTCGCCTGAACCAGGACGGGGCGACCCTCGACGGGATCGTCACCCTTCCCGGCGCGGCCTCTCCCTATTCGTTCACCGGAGCCGCACTGAAGGCCGACACCGGTGACCTCATCGCCACGCTGAAGGCTGCCGTTCAGAACCTGAAGCTCCCCGAGGACGGCCTGAGTTTCAGCGCCGGTACCGCGGTGCTGGATTTGTCCGGCACCGAAAATCCCACCGGGCTGGCCGCCGCCTACAACGATCAGGCCGCTCAGCAGCACGACTGGATGGGCGTGGTCTTCCCTGCCGCCAGCCTGACCGTCGGTGCCCCGATCCTCAGCCAGCCGGTGACCCTCACCCTGCCGCTGGCCTTTAACCTCAGCGGCTACGTCACCACCCTTAATCTGCCGACCGGAACAACGGATCTGCTCGGCTGGAATGTGAACCTGTCTTCCCTGCACGCGAGCGTGCTGGCCGGCCGCATCGGCACGACCACTGGCGCGGGGCGCGTCATCCTCCCGCTGGTCAACGAACCGATGGACGTTACGCTGGGATGGAACACCAACGCCAGGGCCGGCGAGCGCTTCACCTTCACGGCTCCCAAGGATGCGTCGGTCAAGAGCCACAATTTCGGCCGAACCAGCCTCGCGCTCGGTGAGGGCGTCTGGACGCCAGGTCCCACTGGCGCGACGGTCACCTTCGCCAATGCCCACTGGTACCTCGACAACCAGGGCAACGATGTCTCCATGAACAACCTGATCATGGCCGGAAATGGCGACGTGTCCCTCGACGGTCGTCCGTGGGCCAGCATCAGCGGTAAGACCGCCCTGACGGTGCTCGGATATCCGCTCGCCGCCGCTGAAGTCGGCGTGCAGCGTCAGAGCGGCGGGGCGTACACCCTGGGCCTCAATGGCAAGCTGCAGGTCAACGAGCAGCTGCCGGTGGGCGCCACCAACGCCCCAACCCTGTTCTGGGTGCAGGGCGGCAAGGACGCCAAGGTCACCACCGAGGCGCAACACCTGACCGGAGAACTGGCCAACGTTCCGTACGACATCAACTTGACCCCGGCCTTCACCGATCAGGGACGCCTCGAGTTCACTGGCACTGGCAAGATGACCGTCGCGCACCTGCTCAACGTGGATGCCAAGGCCAGTTTCGGACGCTTCACCGGCACCAACTACGGGTATTTCCATCCCAACACCTCCGGTTCGGTCGGTTACGGGTCGGTGACGGCCATCCTGTCGGCCAACCCAGATCTCGGAAAACCACTGGTCAGCGTCAAGCGGGTGGAGCTCTACGAACTGCACGGCGGCCTGACCGTCAACATGGACTGGCCCAACGGACTGGACGCCGCCCCAGTGTTCCGGGAAGCCGGACCGAACCTGGTCTTCCAGGCTGGAGCGCTCCTGAGTGTCAAGCAGGATCCGGGCACGCCGGTCAAACCGTTCCTGAATGGGCTGTTGAGCGTGGATACCGGCGGGCAGTTCGACATGAAGGCTGACCTCTGGCTGGTCAAGGACGGTCAGAAACTAGCGCGCAACGCCCCGAACGGCCGCGCCCTGGTCAGCGTTTCCGGCGAGAGGGTCTTGATTCAGGCATGTGTCGGCCCGAATGGAGGCAGTCTGGTGGGCGGCCTGAACTGCGCGGGCGTGGCCGAACTGAACCTCTACGACCTGATGACGCTGCGCGGGTCACTGGAACTGTACGCACCCTTCTCGGGCAGCGATCAGCACCTGTACATCGGCACCCGGGCCAACCCGATCAGCGTCAAGGTTCCCAGTTACCCCGAGGGTCAGGGCTACCTGATGATCGACCCGAGCAGCGTCCGGGCCGGTGCGGGCGTCACCTGGGGCTTCGAGAAGGGCAACAGTGGCAGCCTCGTGTTCTGCAGCTGGTACTGGAACATCAAGGCCACTGCCAGCCTGAATGCCGACTTTGGTATCACCTACAACCCGGCCGCCCTGGATGGTCACGTGAACTTCAGCGCAAATGCTGCTGCCAGCGCCGGTGGATGCGGGATCGGGCTCAGCGCCAGTGCCGCCATGATCTTCGACGGCAACCTGCACGTGGCGAGCGCCGGCAATTACTTCGACGGCAGCGTGTCGGCCAGCGTCAGCCTGCCGGTCATTCCCAACATCGACTTCAAGGTCAACACCAAAGTCAAGTTCTGA